One window of the Anomaloglossus baeobatrachus isolate aAnoBae1 chromosome 12, aAnoBae1.hap1, whole genome shotgun sequence genome contains the following:
- the LOC142258363 gene encoding homeobox protein six1: MSMLPSFGFTQEQVACVCEVLQQGGNLERLGRFLWSLPACDHLHKNESVLKAKAVVAFHRGNFRELYKILESHQFSPHNHPKLQQLWLKAHYVEAEKLRGRPLGAVGKYRVRRKFPLPRTIWDGEETSYCFKEKSRGVLREWYAHNPYPSPREKRELAEATGLTTTQVSNWFKNRRQRDRAAEAKERENTENNNTSSNKQNQLSPLDGGKSLMSSSEEEFSPPQSPDQNSVLLLQGSLSHPGGSSYTLSALGASQGGHGLASHQHQLQDSLLGPLTSSLVDLGS, from the exons ATGTCTATGCTGCCTTCCTTCGGTTTTACGCAGGAGCAAGTAGCCTGTGTTTGTGAGGTTCTGCAACAAGGGGGGAACCTGGAAAGACTGGGCAGGTTCCTCTGGTCCCTACCAGCCTGTGATCACCTCCACAAGAATGAAAGCGTCTTGAAAGCTAAGGCTGTGGTAGCCTTTCACAGGGGAAACTTCAGAGAACTTTACAAGATCCTGGAGAGTCACCAGTTCTCTCCACACAACCACCCCAAACTACAGCAGCTGTGGCTGAAGGCGCACTATGTGGAAGCCGAGAAGCTCAGGGGGCGACCTCTTGGGGCAGTGGGCAAATATCGGGTGAGGAGGAAATTTCCTTTGCCAAGAACCATATGGGATGGTGAAGAGACAAGTTATTGCTTTAAGGAGAAGTCTAGAGGGGTTCTAAGGGAATGGTATGCTCACAACCCCTACCCCTCTCCCAGAGAGAAGAGGGAGCTGGCAGAGGCCACTGGACTCACCACCACCCAGGTCAGCAACTGGTTCAAAAACAGGAGGCAGAGGGACAGAGCTGCAGAAGCCAAGGAAAG AGAAAACACAGAAAACAACAACACATCTAGCAACAAACAGAACCAGTTGTCTCCGTTGGACGGAGGGAAGTCCCTTATGTCCAGCTCTGAAGAAGAGTTTTCTCCCCCGCAGAGCCCAGACCAGAACTCCGTGCTCCTCCTGCAGGGCAGCCTCAGCCACCCGGGGGGCTCCTCTTATACCCTGAGCGCTTTGGGGGCTTCTCAGGGCGGCCATGGCCTGGCCAGTCACCAGCACCAGCTGCAGGACTCTCTCCTTGGACCTCTCACTTCCAGCTTAGTGGACCTAGGATCGTAA